The following nucleotide sequence is from Methanolinea sp..
TTATTGTGTGAACTGCCCATGCTAACCCCGGTACCCGTCACCTTTGGCGGCTTTAGGGATCCCGGAGCCAATCCCGGGAAAGCCAGGATGGTTATTGTGTGAACTGCCCATGCTACCCCCCGGTACCCGCAACCATCGGCGGCTTTGTGGAGACCGGAGCCAATCACGGGAAAGCCAGGATGGTTATTGTGTGAACTGCCCATGCTACCCCCCGGAACCCGTCACCTTTGGCGACTTTGGGGATCCCGGAGCCAATCCCGGGAAAGCCAGGATGGTTATTGTGTGAACTGGCCATGCTACCTCCCCGGAACCCGTCACCTTTGGCGGCTTTAGGGATCCCGGAGCCAATCACGGGAAAGCCAGGATGGTTATTGTGTGAACTGCCCATGCTAACCCCCCGGTACCCGTCACCTTCGGTGGCTTTGTGGAGACCGGAGCCAATCACGGGAAAGCCAGGATGGTTATTGTGGAGACCGGCCCATGCTACCCCCCGGTACCCGTCACCATCGGTGGCTTTAGGGATCCCGGAGCCCATCCCGGTCCGGGAACAAAAACCCGGTCCTCACACCTGGAGGATCCTTGCCGGTACCCGGGACCGGGGGATATCGCTGTCCGGAGTGATGCGTCGGAATCCACCAGGTTCCCCCGGCACAGGAATGGTGTAAGCACCAGGGTGGAGAGTACCAGCCCCCACCGGCACAACCGCGGCTTTCCTGCCCGGGAATACACGCGGGCCGGAAACCCAACCCTTATCCCCTCCGGAAGACACCCTCCAGCATGGCATCCCGACTGCAGCTGAACGTTCTCGTTGACAATAACACCCTGATCAACCGTTACTTCATGGCAGAACCTGCACTCTCGTTCCTGGTCCAGACATCCGGTAAAAAGATCCTGTTCGATGCCGGGTATTCCGGCCTTTTCCTGGCCAATGCCGGAAAGATGGGGCTTGATCTCCGGGACCTCGACACCGTGGTGCTATCCCATGGCGACCTCGATCACTCGTGGGGGCTGGTCCCGCTCGTCCAGTTCCTCACGGAAGCACGGATAGAAGGCATCCCCCACAGGGTCCCGGAACTGGTGGCCCACCCGCTCTGTTTCTGCCCGCGGGAAGCTCTCCCCCTGCTTGATATCGGTTCGATTTTCAATGAAAGCGAGGTCCGTCGCCAGTTCCCGGTGAACCTCTCGGGAAGACCGGTCTGGCTCACCGAGGACCTGGTCTTCCTGGGGGAGATCCCGCGGAGGTTCCCGTTCGAGGAGGCCGATCCTGGAAAAAGGAAGATCCGGCTCCCCGATGGCCGGGTCGAGCCTGACCGGGTTGTCGATGATTCGGCCCTCGCCTTTCGCTCCGGTGCAGGCCTGGTCATCATCACCGGCTGCTCGCATTCCGGCATCTGCAACATCACCGAGTACGCCCGCGAGGTCTGCGCCGAGCCCCGGGTCGCCGCCATCATCGGGGGCCTTCACCTTCTCACCCCGTCACCCTCCCGGCTCGCCGGGACCGGGGAATACCTCCGGTCGCTTTCCCTGCAGGCCCTCTATGCCTGCCATTGCACCTCGCTTGCAGCAAAGATCGCCCTTGCGGCGTACTGCCCGGTAAAGGAAGTGGGCGTGGGCCTGGCTCTCACCTGGTCATAAGGCCCCTGCCCGGGAAAGGGGGTCCCGGGCGCCTGCAGGTCGTTTCTCCCATTCCCCCCCGATCTTTTGCCATGAATACGGGCGGACCTGCAGTTCCCTCCCCCACCGGCACCCCGATACGTGGCAAAACGGCATGGATTGCGGGAAAGGGACCCGGGCAGGATCCCCTCTCCCGGGGTGCAAGGATGGCCGGCGGATCTCGTGTCCTTTCCATGAGGCCGTCCGCGGAAAAAAAGGGGTGATGATGGTCCCGGCACAGGGAGCCTTCATCACCGATTCCTGGGTGCTGGCAGTCCCGCGGAAGAGTGCCTCTCTCGCATCGATGCATGTGCCGGAAAGCTCACCACAGTTATATTTTTGTTGAACCGGGAGGTTCTGTCAATGCCGGGGATACCGGGTCATGGTGTTGCCCTGACCCCGGGTTTCCGGGAATCGGGACCGGGCCGGCAGGGTTCGGGCCCATGCAGCGTCCCAGACCGTATCCATCAGGGCCGTTCCCTGCTCTCATATGGCGGTACTGATGAACGGGACTACGGTGCGTGGACCGATGGCGGTCCGGAAGCGGGCCTGCGATCCCCGGCGGTGCAGGGAGGAGCAGCTCCAGAAGCGCAAGTTCCTGGAGGATCGCCCGTAGCCGGGGAGAGGCCCCGCGTTTTCCTTGTGGAGGAACAAACGTTCCATACCATTATAGGCTGTCCTGCCGGAGAGGTTAAGGTACACTCACCCTGGTCATGTATCCCGTTGCAACTCTTCCGGAACCCGAGATCCTTGCGCGGTTTGAGACATCGCGCTCGGACGGGCTGTCGTCCCGCCAGGCCGGGGAACGACTGGCACAGGTAGGCCACAACGAGATCGTGGCCCGCCAGGTCCGGTGGTGGGAGATCCTGGCCCTGCAGTTCAGGTCGGCCTTCATCTACCTGCTCCTGGTGGCTGCGGCCATAGTCTTTGTCATCGGCGAGTTGCTGGAAGGAGCGGTGATCCTCGGGTTCGTGGGAATCAACGCCGCCATCGGGTTCATCCAGGAGTACCGGTCCGAGCAGTCCCTCCGTGCCCTCCAGCAGTACATCAGGCCACGGGCCCGGGTGAAACGGGATGCCGGATGGCAAACCATCGAGTCCCGTTACCTGGTGCCCGGAGACATCATCCAACTGGTAACCGGGGACGTGGTGCCGGCCGATGTGCGGGTCCTTTCCACGGAAAACCTGGTGGTCAATGAAACGGTCCTGTCCGGGGAGTCCGTCCCGGTCCCCAAGCACCCGGGACATCTCCCGGAAGAACCGCAGTCGGTTTACGAGTGCCATAACCTCTGTTTCAGTGGAACATCGGTGGTCAGCGGAGAAGCCGAGGCCCTGGTCATGGAGACCGGGGTCCGTACCGCCATGGGCAGCATCGCCAGGCTGACCATCGAGACCACCAAGGAGAGCGAGTTCTCCCGGGGGATCGGGCGGTTCAGCCGGTTCATCCTGCGTATGGTCCTGGTCACCCTGGTCTTCCTGTTCGTGGCAAACATCCTGATCAAGGGCGGGTCGGTCGACATCATCGAGCTGGCGGTCTTTTCCATCGCGCTCGTGGTCAGCGTGGTCCCGGAAGCACTCCCCGTGGTGACCACGGTATCGCTCTCCCGCGGGGCGCTCCAGCTTGCACAGCACGACGTGGTGGTAAAACGGCTCACCGCTATCGAGGATATCGGCAGCATCGAGGTGCTGTGCTCGGACAAGACCGGGACGCTGACCGAGAATACCCTGACCGTCACCGGGCAATCCCCCGGGGCGCACCCTGGCCTGCTGCGGTATGCGGCGCTCACCGTGGCGGAAGGCGCCGAAAAGGTCGAGCCGTTCGATATCGCGATCGAGGCTGCGGCCGGGCCGGTCCCGGAGGGGGTGCAGCGCCTGGCAGAGATCTCCTTTGATCCCCGCCGCCGCCGTAATGCGGTGCTGTGCCAGGGCCCGGACGAGCTGGTGCTGGTGGTCCGCGGTGCTCCCGAAGATATCCTCCAGCTGTCCTGTCCTGCCCCTGGTCACGACGAAGTATTGTCCTGGCTGTCGGAGAGGGGCCGGGACGGGGAGCGGACGATCGCTTTCGCACGGCGGGCCATGCCACCGGGGACCACCAGGATTGCCCCGGAAGATGAAAAGGACATGGAGTTCCTTGGTGCCCTTGCCTTCACCGATCCCATCAAGCCGTCGACCTTCGGTGCCGTTGAGAAAGCACGGGAACTCGGCGTGGAGCTCAAGATCATCACCGGGGACAGCCCCGAGGTTGCCGGGGCGGTGGGAGTCCGGATAGGGCTCCTGGAGGACCCGGGCCGGGTGATAACCGGCTCGGCCCTTATGGCGTTGCCCCCTGATGAGCGCGAGCTGGCGGTCGCCAGGCACGCGGTCTTTGCCCGCGTCACCCCTGAGCAGAAGTACGAGATTGTCGAGATCCTGCAGATGGAACGCACGGTCGGGTTCCTGGGGGAGGGGATCAACGATGCCCCGGCCCTCAAGCTCGCCGGGGTATCACTCGTGGTGGACAGTGCCGCCGATATCGCCCGCGAGGCTGCCGACATCATCCTCCTGCAAAAGGACCTCGAGGTTATCATCAAGGGGATCCAGAGCGGGCGGGAGGTGTTTGCCAACACCGTCAAGTATTTGAAGGCAACGCTTTCCTCGAACTTCGGCAACTTCTACGCCGTGGCTCTCGCCTCGCTCTTCATCACCTTTTTACCGATGCTGCCGATCCAGATCCTACTGGTCAACCTGCTCTCCGACTTCCCGATGATCTCCATTGCCACCGATACGGTGGATGCGGCGGAATGGGATATGCCTCGCAGGTACGACCTGAAGGAGATCGTGCTGATCGCCACCCTGCTCGGGGTGGTGAGCACCGTGTTTGACTTTGCATTTTTCACCATCTTCGTCAGAGGAGGGGAATCGGTATTGCAGACCTGCTGGTTCATGGGAAGCATCCTGACCGAGCTCGTGTTCCTCTTCTCGATCAGGACCCATCTGCCGTTCTTCAGGGCCAGCCGCCCGTCCACCTATGTCATGGTGCTGACCGCGGTTGCCGCCGCGGTGACCATCCTTTTGCCCTACACGGCCTTCGGACAGGAGGTGTTCCGCTTCGTCCCGCCTCCGCCCGGCTCGCTTGCCATCATCCTCGGCCTGGTGGCCGCATTCTTCGTCACGGCAGAACTGGTCAAGGTCTCCTACTACCGGTCAACGAGCTGATATGCCGTCCCCGGCCACGCGGGACCCGGGCTCTGCCGGCCCGCAGGTCCCCGGGCAATCCCTTTTCATGGCGGTCTCACCCGGTACCCACCATCATCCCGCCCCGGGGACGAGTCACCATTCACGTGTCGTGATGGATGCGGTGTCTCACCCCGGTACCACCACCATCCCGCCCCGGGGAACCTTATCGCGTCAGCCATTCCCCGGTTTTTTCCAGCCGGAACGGCCGGGTCTCATCGCTGATAGTCCCATTCCTGTCCGGCCAGGTGCTTTGCAAACAATACCCCTTTATTTCCTGTCCGCAGAAGCTGGTTTCCTGACGGGGGTCTATCAAACAGGGTAACTTAATTTCGTCAACCTCCATTTCCATTCGAGAACACGGGCAGTCTCCGGGCCACATGAACGTCCTCCTCGCCGAGGCGGGGATCCCCCGTACGATCACCTGTTCGACCGGGACGAGATCAACCAGGAGTTCCCTGAGACCGACGTGGTCCTCGTCATCGGTGCAAACGATGTCGTCAACCCGGCAGCGCACCGGCAGGGCAGCCTGCTCTACGGCATGCCCGTCCCCGATGTCGAGGAGGCAGGAAACGTCATCGTCCTCAAGCGGGGAAGGGAATGGGCTTTGCCGGTATCGGAAACGACCTGTTCCACCGGGACAATACCAGGATGCTCTATGGCGACGTGAAGGAGTCCTCCGGGACGGTCGTGCAGGCGATTAAAAGCTGTAGGGGATGAGGGCGAGATGTGGGGAGAGACCGGGATTGCCCGGGAGAAAAAAAAAGAAGGAATGTCCCCGGCCGGAGATGGGGAAAACGCATCCCTGGACGATGATCGGGGACTTACGATATTTCCCTCACCGCCCAGCCAGCACCTCACTGAGGAGCCGGATCTCCCTGATCTCCGGTGACCACCCCCGGTGCCCTCACCGCCCGGCCAGCACATCCCTGAGAAGCCAGATCCCCCCGATGATGACTGCCAGGTAATAGACAGCATTTACCAGGGGAATAAACTGGTCGGCCACCCACATCCCGATCACGCCCTGGATGCTGAAATAGATCTGGACGGCTGCTATGAACACCAGCAGCAGGACGATCAGGCGAAGCCCGGTCATGAAATCAATGCCCGTTTCCTTTTTCCCTCTCTCCGGACTTCCGATCATTGATCCTCCTTCCTTATCCCCGGTCGTCCCCGCCGGGCCGGCCCTTTCATCCATCATCCGCACCTCCTCCGTGAGAAGGCGACCGCCCCGCCTCCTGCCAGCGCTGCCACTGCCAGGAGTGCCGAGAAGCCGGGTGTACGGATCCCCTCCGGGGGGTAGGGTGCGGCATAGGACAATGGTGTACCCTCTTTTGCAACGAACTTTGAGGTCTCGATCTTCTTTACAACAAACTGCTCCCCCCCAGGAAGGGCGGCCCCGGGCCTGAGCTGGACCGTGCCCTCGCCACGCCTGATGATCGTCCCGTTCTTCCAGACAAGCACTTCTACGATGTAATTATACTGGTCTGGAACGGCCAGGCGGACGGAAGTGACGACGATCTTCTCCGGATCGACATTCTCGACGTGCACAGTTTGTTTATCGGCAACCAGGTGGGCATCCATCTCTTTTGCCTTCACTTCGACATCGAACGGGCCGCTCGGACCCGGATCATCGTTCCCAAAGTAGAGGTCGGTTTGAATATCCACGAAGTCACCTCTCACACCCAGTACGATGAAGTCTATATCCCCGATTACGAGGCCCGATGACTGGCTGTCCGGGATCATGCGCTCGAGATTGTATACCGTAATTTCCCCCTGCGCCTTTCGCTTCTCCCCTTCGTAGACCGTGGCTACGAGCCGGTACGACCCCTTTCGCGGGAGATCGATGTTCTGATTGACCGTAACAGCCTCCACCCCAGCCGATACCGCCAATCGTATCTGTCCGTTCGGTTTCGAGAAGCCCGGTCTCTGTACTGAACGCACGGAGCTGAAGACGCGGGGTGCCGCTCCCGAAGCCCTGGAAGTTCACGATCTCTGTCGTGACATTGAGAGTGACGACGGAGGGGTTTACCTGCTGGGCACCCACGTTCATTCCCTGTACTCCTAACAAGCTCTCCTTAAGGCAGCCGCCGGCAAATACGGCGGAAAAAATGAGCACTCCGAAGAGAAAAGCGGCACCCAGGCCGCAATACGCGGATGTCATGAATGGTTCAACAAAAGTATGTCTTTATTCAATTGTGATATATAATCCTGACTTCGCCAGAAGAAGGATGAGAAGGTAGTGTTTATATAATTTCATGCAAAAAAACACAACCTTCTCATTAGGTAATATAGCATTAATCGATAAAATTGATTCGGAGACCAACTTTTTCGCATCAGTTCTTGGCGGAGTTGGTGGTCGAAGCAAGTCATTCATACCATCGGTAAAGCTTCTCATCAGCAACAAACTCAATCAATCGGTATCGATCAATAAGATTCTGGACTTTACCCCGACGAACTTCTCAAGACACTGGGGTTTGAAGATACAATTTCAGACCGGAGTTTGTATCGGACTCTGGAACGACTGGGAGAAAGAAAGTCGATTGTTCTTGACCAGTTTCAACGCTGGATCTCCCAGCAGAGCCTCGTGGATTAAAACCCAGTTCGTGGACTTCAGTTCGAGTTACTTTGAGGGGACAAAATGTCCGCTGGGGGAGTTAGGGTATTCCCGGGACAATCAGCCAGGGAAACTCCAGATCGCATTTGGGATCAGTGTCGGCCTCAATAACATACCGACGATGCTGACCATCCAGAAAGGAAATGTTCAGGATAAAAAGCATATGCAGATGCTGATCCGGTTATGCTCGAGCGTTCTTCCTGAAGGCAGTCTTCTGGTGTTTGACTGTGGAGGGAATACCTAGGATAACAAACAAAGGATCCGCGATCTGAAGTTCCATTATTTGACCCTGAAAGCAAAGAAGAAAGGACCATACCGGAACGAGATAGCGATCTACCATGCCAGGAAAGAAAGCCAGGTTTCATTCGTTTCTGGCAACCGGGTCTATTCATGTGTCAAATATCGGGATGGCGAAGAAGTCCGGTACATATTTTTCTGTGACGACCTGGCCTGTGACCAGTTGACGAAGAAAGCAAGGAAACTTAAGAAAGACCTGGAGAAGGGAAAGTTCTCACAAAGAAGGTTGAACGCGGAAAAGATCTGGGACCTTTGGTGATGCCTCCATGCGATCGCCTTGGTATGTAAATCTCATAGCGTGAGGAGTGAAGAATCATTCGATAGCGTTTCATTTTAACGAGAAGGATGGATGTACTGGAGGGGGAGAGCGAGGAAGGCGGCGGTGTGGATGGGGGGTGGTTCAGTAGAAAAGTTCCTTGTTCAATGTCGATTAATTTTATTTTCTCTTGCTGACTGTTTTGTATCATGGGATTCATGGATGGATATAGAAAAGCAGTTCAATCTTCCCAGGATGAAAAAAGATTGAAGCAAGGGAAATACGTGCCTCCTCGCGATCCGGAGGAGATTGAGCAAAGGCGTAAATTATTGGATGTCCTCTCCCAAGGCGATCTATCAGTGATTGATCCGGTTCCTTCGGACCGCGTGCCCGTCATCATGAAGAAAAATGAAATTTGCTACGCGTGTGTGAACGGTGCACAACTGTGGGAGGACAGAGCGGTGAGAACCACAACAGGAGGCTATGGCGGGCCGAGGATACGGGTCGCGAAGGGTGTTTCTTTCGGCGTGGGAGGGTTTGGAGCACAGAGTACGAGCCATGAGGTGAGAAAACAAATTGATACCGGTGTGTTTCTCCTCACGAACAAGCGAGTAATTTTTACAGGAAAAGGAAAGACCATTGAATTTCCATTGAACAAAATCATCGCGGTTGATTCATTCCCGCTTGAGGGGATCAGAGTGAATCGGTCGAATAAACAAAAAACAGAATATTATCTGGGTGGCTTTGATGGAGAGACAGTTACTGCTACAATTAAAGGATTAATCAGCCATTTGGAGGAATAGGTTATCGTTGTTCGCAAATCCTTCCATCCCTATCCCTGTCGAGACGATGAACATCACCCTTTCCTATACTTTTACAGTAATTGAAGCATTCATACGCACCTGCTCCATTTGGTAAGGGGAAGTCACCACAATTATAGACGTCTCGCGAGCAATCGCACACCGGCCCTGATAGTGAAGAGGTAGTTCGTGGAGGAGGCGAGGTTGTAATAATTGTAGTCGGTGTTGTTGTTTTTGGAGTGGGAGTTGCAGATGTACTCTTTGTGGTGATGGTGGTTTGTGGAGTGCTGGTTTTTTCTTTTGAAGTGCATCCGACAAAGAGGGACATGAAAATGAAAATGAGGACGATTAAGGGGAAGAGTTTCATAGATAGAAAATTTTTTACAGAATAATAATTTTATCGATATTTGCAATCTCTTATCAATTCAATTTATTCCATTTTACTTTTAGACCTTGAATTTGCCTCCAATAACTGATCCCCCTCAAACTTTATCACCCTCCTCCCCCCACCTCATCGCAGCCCTTCAATCAAGGGCAGGAGTATCAGCAAATGGCAGACTTTGTGCAGAAGAGCGTGACCAAGACCGCAGTCCGTGTGCTGACCGCACCGATTGCGAACGCGGCCGCGATCAAGACCATCGCTGACAGCGTTGTCAGCACCAACCCGTTCGAGTGCACCTCGTACGAGGTGAGCGGCGTCACCATGAACCCGGTCATCATCTCCAAGCAGTCCTACAGCCCCCCTGCACCACCCTCTTCTTCGTCCGCGATCTCTATCACCTGTGTTGCAGCCATAAGAAAAACGGTGTCTGTTTCGCCTCATTGGTTGGTAAGCCATCAGCGGCCTGCTCCGGGCGGGAGGGGGCAGGCCCACAATATTCTCCAATTGTTTCTTTGACGCTTGAAGGATGGGCTCCGCCCCCCGCCGCGTGGGCGCCGCCTCGGAAGTGTATCGCATCCCGGTGACGCTCGACCAAGCTCCTTTCGCTCCGTCTCCGTCCGCTCCTCCCTCCGGTCCGGTGCTCCTCCACTCCGCTGCAACTCGCATCGTCTCGCTATTTTCTTGTCGGTCCTGGTCCTGATGACGCCCCCGGCTTCGTCGTGAACTCCTTGCCGGAGGCTGCACTCTTCCCGCTCCTCGCACCGGCATTCCTCCCAGGCCACAGCCGGCAGGGAGCAGGGGTGTCACTGCTCCGGTCCGGACACCAGCAACCGGCCGTCTCCCTCGTCACGGAGGGATACCACGAGATAATCCCCGGCATGGACACCAAAATCAGCACCCGGTTCGTTCAGGAGAAAACCCCTGAACCTGTTGCCACCCCCCACCACCTCTTCCAGGCGGACCCAGACCACTTCGGCATGGTCCTGCTCCGGGGAGAGGAGGACTACCGATACGTCATCGAAGTACCCCGGAGCCCGGAACTGGTCGAGATCGGTCCTGGTCCGGACCTCGTGGAGGCGTTCCGGTTCGTGGTAGACCCGCCACCGCTGCTCCTCGAGCAGACAGAGCTCGTTTGCTTGCTGCTCGGAGAGGAGGGTAAACGGCCCGACCTCGCCGGAGCGGAGGATGACGTCCTCCATGGGCACATCCGCGACGATGCAAGGGAGCTGTCCTGTTCCGGACCGGCACAGGGCAGTGACGCGGAGGCTGACGCCCTCCTCGTGATCCACGTAGAAAAAACCAATACAGCCGTCCGCCTCCGCACTGTCCATTCCCCTGGCGGCAAGGAGGGCGGAGAGGTGGGCAGTGATCCCCGTATATGCCCACCGGTTGATGATTTCCCGGTCGGAATACCGTGATCTTCCAGGGCTCATGCTATCAGGTTTATTCTTCCTGGTTGAATATTCGCATCGGTTAAGGCAATGTATGAAAAAGGCCCGGGTCCCCTGCAGGGGCTCTGGAGTTCCCTACCGGTTCAGGGCCTTCAGGATCGCTGCACGGAGCATCTCTTCCGGTATTGGCGAGAAGAGGTCCCGGTCATCATCGACCAGGGGGCACACGCCCGGCTTCCCGCCGGGGTCCGGGCATCCCCTGCAGTCGGTTGGGGGGATGGGTAAACCCAGGATCTGCTCCACCGGCACCCCGTTGATGAGCACGGTGTTTGATTCCATAACCCGCTCGATGGGGAGGACGGTGTTCTGAAGTTCCAGTTCCACGCCGTCAAGCAGGTTCTCTTCTCCCAGTCTGGTAATGACATTCCAGAGGTTTGTCCCGGTATCGGTGCAGCGGCCGCACGGGGTGTTTCCCAGGTCCAGGTGGCGCCATTCTACCACGAGCCGGTGTGGTCTGTCCATCGGATCACCGGTTGAAAGAGAGGGCGGTCCGGAAGTATTGTGATGGAGATGCCCCCTGACCTATTTGACGATGGGACTGGCGGTGTCTGTTCATGTCTATCGGCACGGTCATGGACTTATTTCACTTGAAGCAGCCCAGCTGGCAGCTTCGGATCTTCACCCCGTGCGTGTTGCAGTACCGGGCTATTTCCATCTTGGGAATGCCGTACTTTTCTGACATGGCAAAGGCCTGGGGACACTTTATCTCGTTCCCGATGCCTTCGTTCTCGAATGCCGACCGGATTTTCTGTTCGTCCATTGTAACCTTATTTTCTTATCAAATGAAGGGAGATAACCATATCTATCTCGCCCATCACCTGGCCCGTGGGCACCCGGGCTCAACCGGGAATCGATGAATGAACGATGCAATCCTCTCACGAGGAACCGCGGGAGCGGGATACCGTCCCGGGAGGGAAGGCCTCCTGGTATGTTCCGGCGTTCTGCCTGGCCTGGTCGGCGGGTCAAGACCGCTTACCCGGTCGCCATATCGCCTCGAAGCATGAAGGATTAGTGAAGAAACGGTCACCAAAAAAAGAAGGGGTTATCGGTAAGTAAGGAGGCTGGATGGGACTGCCCGGTCCCATCGTGGTGAATGCAAAGACTGCCGGGAACGTTCAATTCCGGCAAGGAGACCCGCCATGACCCTGGCCATGACGATGGCGGCAACGACCGCATACCGGACAACCTGCAGCTGTACCACCCCTCGTGCCACCGCGGCAGGGTTCCCGGCGGGTTTCCACATCATTGCCGGTGATGGAGTTCTCTTCAGGGTATTTATTATTTTTGATGGTCTGGGTTCAACGGTCCGGAAGAAGGATGAAACCCATGCGGGTTCCCTGCTATAAGGCACCTGTATACAGGATGGGCATGGTGAGGGGGCCATTTTCACGATTTAAAAAAAAATGTTTTTTCCCACGGCACCTTTCCGGGGTGCGGCTGCTGGATCCTGACTTCGCCAGAAGAAGGATGAGAAGGCAGTGTTTATTGCTGAACTGTCCCGTGAAGATGTGTGTGAAGTAATCCGGAGTGCCTTGCGATAAATGCCGCCGGCCCGACGGGGCGCCCCCCGCGGCGGTTCAGTGACTGAACGCAATGACTGCCGGAGATAGCGTTTCGAGAGATTATAACCTAACTTCGCCACTTTTCAGTACTTCCATCAAATTTAAACGACTTAACCCAATTCGCCAGAAGCAATTTACCAGTGATTTGGCGCCTCCAGGCTACCATATCTCTTGATAAAATCTCCAAGAATTGGGCGTATTTCTGGGGAGAAGTTGGAAATGATCTTGACAGGATACCCAAAAGAAGGGTATATGATCGTAAGTGTCAAATTCGTGAGATAATTTTTGAGGACTTTCAGATTTTTCACGACGGGATCTTTACAGAAAAGTTGTGTCAAACTCACCAGGACTTTGGTGAGGAAAACGATCAACACGCACCGATCACCGCGTGTTTGGACCAGTGCCGGATCGGCCGGAGCTCGGCTCCTTCTTTGAGGTCCCGGATGAACTTCTCTGCACGGTCACGATTCTTGTAGGCATTCAGGATGTTTTCGGGATCATCATCGATGGTTGATTCAAGCACGAAGAAACCTTCAAGACCGGTTACATAGGGGTTGGGGATATCGCCAATGATCTTCTGGAGATGACCACGGGCGATGATCCAACCCTCCA
It contains:
- a CDS encoding MBL fold metallo-hydrolase, which encodes MQLNVLVDNNTLINRYFMAEPALSFLVQTSGKKILFDAGYSGLFLANAGKMGLDLRDLDTVVLSHGDLDHSWGLVPLVQFLTEARIEGIPHRVPELVAHPLCFCPREALPLLDIGSIFNESEVRRQFPVNLSGRPVWLTEDLVFLGEIPRRFPFEEADPGKRKIRLPDGRVEPDRVVDDSALAFRSGAGLVIITGCSHSGICNITEYAREVCAEPRVAAIIGGLHLLTPSPSRLAGTGEYLRSLSLQALYACHCTSLAAKIALAAYCPVKEVGVGLALTWS
- a CDS encoding HAD-IC family P-type ATPase; translated protein: MYPVATLPEPEILARFETSRSDGLSSRQAGERLAQVGHNEIVARQVRWWEILALQFRSAFIYLLLVAAAIVFVIGELLEGAVILGFVGINAAIGFIQEYRSEQSLRALQQYIRPRARVKRDAGWQTIESRYLVPGDIIQLVTGDVVPADVRVLSTENLVVNETVLSGESVPVPKHPGHLPEEPQSVYECHNLCFSGTSVVSGEAEALVMETGVRTAMGSIARLTIETTKESEFSRGIGRFSRFILRMVLVTLVFLFVANILIKGGSVDIIELAVFSIALVVSVVPEALPVVTTVSLSRGALQLAQHDVVVKRLTAIEDIGSIEVLCSDKTGTLTENTLTVTGQSPGAHPGLLRYAALTVAEGAEKVEPFDIAIEAAAGPVPEGVQRLAEISFDPRRRRNAVLCQGPDELVLVVRGAPEDILQLSCPAPGHDEVLSWLSERGRDGERTIAFARRAMPPGTTRIAPEDEKDMEFLGALAFTDPIKPSTFGAVEKARELGVELKIITGDSPEVAGAVGVRIGLLEDPGRVITGSALMALPPDERELAVARHAVFARVTPEQKYEIVEILQMERTVGFLGEGINDAPALKLAGVSLVVDSAADIAREAADIILLQKDLEVIIKGIQSGREVFANTVKYLKATLSSNFGNFYAVALASLFITFLPMLPIQILLVNLLSDFPMISIATDTVDAAEWDMPRRYDLKEIVLIATLLGVVSTVFDFAFFTIFVRGGESVLQTCWFMGSILTELVFLFSIRTHLPFFRASRPSTYVMVLTAVAAAVTILLPYTAFGQEVFRFVPPPPGSLAIILGLVAAFFVTAELVKVSYYRSTS
- a CDS encoding DUF2703 domain-containing protein, whose protein sequence is MDRPHRLVVEWRHLDLGNTPCGRCTDTGTNLWNVITRLGEENLLDGVELELQNTVLPIERVMESNTVLINGVPVEQILGLPIPPTDCRGCPDPGGKPGVCPLVDDDRDLFSPIPEEMLRAAILKALNR